Proteins found in one Streptococcus mitis genomic segment:
- a CDS encoding aromatic acid exporter family protein, whose product MSISQRTTKLILATCLACFLAYFLNLSSAVSAGIIALLSLSDTRRSTLKLARNRLFSMLLALVIGVLAFHLSGFHIWSLGLYLALYVPLAYKMGWEIGITPSTVLVSHLLVQESTSPDLLVNEFLLFAIGTGFALLVNLYMPSREEEIHHYHTLVEGKLKDILLRFKYYLSRGDGRNRAQLVEELDTLLEEALRLVYLDHSDHLFHQTDYHIHYFEMRQQQSRILRNMAQQINTCHLAASESLILAQLFSKIAGQLSQTNPASDLLDEIERYLEVFRNRSLPKTREEFETRATLLQLLREAKTFIQVKVDFYQKYGQ is encoded by the coding sequence ATGTCTATTAGCCAACGTACGACCAAGCTCATCTTAGCTACCTGTCTTGCCTGCTTTCTTGCTTATTTTCTCAATCTCTCCTCAGCTGTTTCAGCTGGAATCATCGCCCTCTTGAGCCTATCCGATACCCGTAGAAGTACCTTAAAACTGGCCCGCAATCGCCTCTTTTCCATGCTTCTAGCTTTGGTTATCGGAGTTCTTGCTTTTCACTTGAGCGGATTTCATATCTGGAGCCTTGGCCTCTATCTGGCCCTCTATGTGCCTCTAGCCTACAAGATGGGTTGGGAAATTGGCATCACACCAAGCACTGTTTTGGTTAGTCATCTCTTGGTACAAGAGTCAACCTCTCCAGATCTTCTAGTCAATGAATTCCTTCTCTTTGCTATCGGTACAGGATTTGCCTTACTGGTTAATCTCTACATGCCTTCACGAGAAGAGGAAATTCATCACTACCACACATTGGTAGAAGGAAAGTTAAAAGATATCCTCCTACGCTTCAAATATTATTTATCCAGAGGGGATGGACGCAACCGAGCACAGTTGGTTGAAGAATTGGACACCCTTTTGGAAGAAGCCCTCAGACTGGTCTATCTAGATCACTCTGACCACCTCTTTCACCAAACTGACTACCATATCCACTATTTTGAAATGAGACAGCAACAAAGTCGTATCCTGCGAAATATGGCCCAGCAAATCAACACCTGTCACCTAGCTGCCAGTGAGAGCCTGATTTTAGCCCAACTCTTTTCAAAAATTGCAGGCCAACTAAGCCAGACCAATCCTGCTTCTGATTTGCTAGATGAAATTGAACGTTATCTGGAAGTCTTCCGTAATCGCAGTCTGCCCAAGACAAGAGAAGAATTTGAAACCCGTGCCACACTTCTTCAACTCCTACGTGAAGCCAAAACCTTCATCCAAGTAAAAGTTGACTTTTACCAAAAATATGGACAGTAA
- the asp5 gene encoding accessory Sec system protein Asp5 produces the protein MTDILIVLAIVLSLALIVLVTIQPRQNQLFSMDATSNIGKPSYWQSNTLVKVLTLLVSLALFVLLLTFMVITYK, from the coding sequence ATGACTGACATACTGATTGTTTTAGCTATTGTCCTCTCTCTTGCTTTAATTGTATTGGTGACCATACAACCTCGTCAAAATCAACTATTTTCCATGGATGCGACCAGTAATATTGGTAAACCAAGCTACTGGCAGAGCAATACCTTGGTTAAGGTTCTTACTTTATTGGTGAGTTTGGCCTTATTTGTTTTACTATTAACCTTTATGGTGATAACTTACAAATAA
- the asp4 gene encoding accessory Sec system protein Asp4 codes for MSDEDLFYKDVEGRMEELKQKPIKKEKETRGEKISKTFSLILGLMILIGLLFTLLGILR; via the coding sequence ATGTCAGACGAAGATTTATTTTACAAAGACGTTGAAGGTCGCATGGAAGAGTTGAAACAAAAACCGATCAAGAAGGAAAAAGAAACCCGAGGGGAAAAGATTAGTAAGACTTTTTCACTCATCTTGGGTTTAATGATTTTGATTGGTTTGCTCTTTACTTTGTTGGGAATTTTGAGGTAG
- the gtfB gene encoding accessory Sec system glycosylation chaperone GtfB, with amino-acid sequence MIELYDRYSQESRDLHESLVATGLSQIGVVIDADGFLPDGLVSPFTYYLGYEKGKPLYFNQVPVPAFWEISGNNQSARIENVTQERAVIHYADGMQARLVKQVDWKDLEGRVRQVDYYNRFGACFATTTYSADSEPIMTVYQDVNGQEVLLENHVTGDILLTLPSQSMRYFANKVEFITFFLQDLEIDTSQLIFNTLATPFLVSFHHPDKSGSDVLVWQEPLYDAIPGNMQLILENEDVRTKKIIIPNKVTYERALELTDEKYHDQFVHLGYHYQFKRDNFLRRDALILTNSDQIEQLEAIVEALPDVTFRIAAVTEMSSKLLDMLRYPNVVLYQNASPQKIQELYQLSDIYLDINHSNELLQAVRQAFEHNLLILGFNQTVHNRLYIAPDHLFESSEVPVLVETLKLALSDVSQMSLALGKQGQHANYVDLVRYQETMQTVLGG; translated from the coding sequence ATGATTGAACTTTATGATCGTTATAGTCAGGAAAGTCGAGATTTACATGAAAGTCTAGTCGCTACTGGTCTTTCTCAAATTGGAGTGGTCATCGATGCAGATGGTTTTCTGCCTGATGGTTTGGTATCTCCTTTTACTTATTATCTAGGATATGAAAAGGGAAAACCTCTTTATTTTAACCAAGTTCCTGTTCCAGCTTTTTGGGAAATTTCAGGCAATAATCAGTCTGCTCGTATTGAGAATGTGACACAGGAGAGGGCTGTCATTCATTATGCTGATGGAATGCAGGCTCGCTTGGTTAAACAGGTAGACTGGAAAGACCTAGAAGGTCGAGTACGTCAGGTTGACTACTATAATCGCTTCGGAGCTTGCTTTGCTACAACAACCTATAGTGCTGATAGTGAGCCGATTATGACAGTTTACCAAGATGTCAATGGTCAGGAAGTCTTGCTGGAAAACCATGTGACAGGTGATATCTTATTAACCTTACCTAGTCAGTCCATGCGTTACTTTGCCAATAAGGTTGAATTTATCACCTTCTTTTTGCAAGATTTGGAAATAGATACAAGTCAGCTTATCTTTAATACCTTAGCGACTCCCTTCTTGGTTTCCTTCCATCATCCAGATAAATCTGGCTCAGATGTTTTGGTTTGGCAGGAACCACTCTATGATGCAATTCCAGGTAATATGCAGTTGATTTTGGAAAATGAGGATGTGCGTACTAAGAAGATCATCATTCCAAACAAGGTAACTTATGAGCGCGCTTTAGAGTTGACTGACGAGAAATACCATGATCAGTTTGTGCACTTGGGTTACCATTACCAGTTCAAACGTGATAATTTCCTAAGACGAGACGCCTTAATCTTGACCAACTCAGATCAAATTGAGCAACTAGAAGCAATCGTAGAAGCCCTGCCTGATGTCACTTTCCGTATCGCAGCGGTGACAGAGATGTCTTCTAAGTTATTAGATATGCTTCGCTATCCTAATGTGGTTCTTTATCAGAACGCTAGTCCACAGAAGATTCAGGAGCTCTATCAACTGTCGGATATTTATTTGGATATCAATCACAGCAATGAGTTGTTGCAGGCGGTGCGTCAAGCCTTTGAGCACAATCTCTTGATTCTTGGATTTAACCAAACGGTCCACAATAGACTCTATATCGCTCCAGATCATTTATTTGAAAGTAGTGAGGTTCCTGTCTTGGTTGAGACTCTAAAACTGGCCCTTTCAGATGTTAGCCAAATGAGTCTGGCACTTGGGAAGCAAGGCCAACATGCAAACTATGTTGACTTGGTGCGATATCAGGAAACTATGCAAACTGTTTTAGGAGGCTAA
- the gtfA gene encoding accessory Sec system glycosyltransferase GtfA, which translates to MTIYNINLGIGWASSGVEYAQAYRAGIFRSLNLPSQFIFTDMILADNIQHLTANIGFDDDQVIWLYNHFTDIKIAPTSVTVDDVLAIFDGVESRREKNGKVLRVFFSDQDKFVTCYLVDEDKDLVQHAEYVFKGKLIRKDYFSYTRYCSEYFAPKDNVAVLYQRTFYNEDGTPSYDILMNQGKEEVYRFKDKIFYGKPAFMRAFMKSLNLNKSDLVILDRETGIGQVVFEEAQVAHLAVVVHAEHYSENATNEDYILWNNYYDYQFTNADKVDFFIVSTDRQNEVLQEQFAKYTPHQPKVITIPVGSIDALTESSQGRKPFSLITASRLAKEKHIDWLVKAVIEARKEIPELTFDIYGSGGEDSLLRDIIATHQAEDYIQLKGHAELSQIYSQYEVYLTASTSEGFGLTLMEAIGSGLPLIGFDVPYGNQTFIEDGQNGYLIPSSSDHVEDQIKQAYAAKICQLYHENRLEAMRAHSYQIAEGFLTEEILEKWKKTVEEVLHD; encoded by the coding sequence ATGACAATTTACAATATAAATTTAGGAATTGGTTGGGCCAGTAGCGGTGTAGAATACGCTCAGGCCTATCGTGCCGGTATTTTTCGAAGTTTGAATTTACCCTCTCAATTTATCTTTACAGATATGATTTTAGCCGATAATATTCAGCACTTAACAGCCAATATTGGTTTTGATGATGATCAAGTGATCTGGCTTTATAACCACTTTACAGACATTAAGATTGCACCGACTAGCGTGACAGTGGATGATGTCCTGGCTATCTTTGACGGTGTTGAAAGTCGTAGAGAAAAGAATGGGAAGGTCTTGCGTGTCTTCTTTTCTGACCAAGATAAGTTTGTAACCTGTTATTTGGTTGATGAGGACAAGGACTTGGTTCAACACGCAGAGTATGTCTTTAAAGGAAAACTGATTCGTAAGGATTACTTTTCTTACACGCGTTATTGTAGCGAGTACTTTGCCCCCAAGGACAATGTTGCAGTACTGTACCAACGAACTTTTTACAATGAAGACGGGACTCCATCCTATGATATCTTGATGAATCAAGGCAAGGAAGAAGTTTACCGTTTTAAGGATAAGATTTTCTATGGAAAGCCAGCCTTCATGCGTGCTTTTATGAAATCCTTGAATTTGAACAAGTCTGATTTAGTCATTCTGGATAGAGAGACAGGTATTGGACAGGTTGTTTTTGAGGAAGCACAAGTGGCGCATTTAGCGGTAGTCGTTCACGCGGAGCATTATAGTGAAAATGCTACAAATGAGGATTACATTCTTTGGAATAACTATTATGACTACCAGTTTACCAATGCAGATAAGGTTGATTTCTTTATCGTATCAACTGACAGACAGAATGAAGTGTTGCAAGAGCAATTTGCCAAATACACCCCCCATCAACCAAAGGTTATTACCATTCCTGTAGGTAGTATTGATGCATTAACTGAGTCAAGTCAAGGGCGCAAGCCATTTTCATTGATTACCGCTTCACGTCTTGCCAAAGAAAAACACATTGATTGGTTGGTCAAGGCGGTCATTGAGGCGCGTAAGGAAATTCCTGAATTAACCTTTGATATTTATGGTAGCGGTGGAGAAGATTCTCTGCTTAGAGACATTATTGCAACTCATCAGGCTGAGGATTATATCCAGCTCAAGGGACATGCGGAACTTTCGCAGATTTATAGCCAGTATGAGGTCTACTTGACGGCTTCAACCAGCGAAGGATTTGGTTTGACCTTGATGGAAGCTATTGGTTCAGGCCTACCTCTAATTGGTTTTGATGTGCCTTATGGTAATCAGACCTTTATAGAAGATGGCCAAAATGGTTATTTGATTCCAAGTTCATCTGATCATGTAGAAGACCAAATCAAGCAAGCTTATGCAGCTAAGATTTGTCAATTGTACCATGAAAATCGTTTGGAAGCTATGCGTGCCCATTCTTATCAAATTGCAGAAGGCTTCTTGACCGAAGAAATTTTAGAAAAGTGGAAGAAAACAGTAGAGGAGGTGCTCCATGATTGA
- the secA2 gene encoding accessory Sec system translocase SecA2: MFRRLGQDFQLRKVKKILKRINSLKGKMSSLSDQELVAKTVEFRQRLSKGESLDDLLVEAFAVVREADKRILGMFPYDVQVMGAIVMHYGNVAEMNTGEGKTLTATMPVYLNALSGQGVMLVTPNEYLAKRDAEEMGQVYRFLGLTIGVPFTGDPKKEMKAEEKKLIYASDIIYTTNSNLGFDYLNDNLASNEEGKFLRPFNYVIIDEIDDILLDSAQTPLIIAGSPRVQSNYYGIIDTLVTTLVEGEDYIFKEEKEEVWLTTKGAKSAESFLGIGNLYKEEHASFARHLVYAIRAHKLFTKDKDYIIRGNEMVLVDKGTGRLMEMTKLQGGLHQAIEAKEHVKLSPETRAMASITYQSLFKMFKKVSGMTGTGKVAEKEFLETYNMAVIRIPTNRPKQRIDYPDNLYVTLPEKVYASLEYIKEYHAKGNPLLVFVGSVEMSQLYSSLLLREGIAHNVLNANNAAREAQIIAESGQMGAVTVATSMAGRGTDIKLGKGVAELGGLIVIGTERMESQRIDLQIRGRSGRQGDPGMSKFFVSLEDDVIKKFGPSWVHKKYKDYQVQDMTQPEILKGRKYRNLVERAQHASDSAGRTARRQTLEYAESMNIQRDMVYKERNRLIDGSRDLENVVLDIIERYTEAVAAEHYASRELLFHFIVTNISFHVKEIPDNLDLSNQKQVRSFIRQVVNRELSEKKELLEQHDLYEQYLRLSLLKAIDDNWVEQVDYLQQLSMAIGGQSAAQKNPIVEYYQEAYAGFETMKEQIRADMVRNLLMGLVEVTPKGEIVTHFP; this comes from the coding sequence GTGTTTAGACGTTTAGGTCAAGATTTCCAGCTTAGGAAAGTGAAAAAGATTTTAAAGAGGATCAATAGCTTAAAAGGCAAGATGTCCTCTCTTTCGGATCAAGAATTGGTAGCTAAAACGGTGGAGTTTCGTCAGCGTCTTTCCAAGGGAGAAAGTCTAGATGATCTTTTAGTAGAAGCTTTTGCTGTGGTTCGTGAGGCAGATAAACGGATTTTAGGGATGTTCCCCTATGATGTTCAGGTCATGGGAGCGATTGTCATGCACTATGGAAATGTTGCTGAGATGAACACAGGGGAAGGAAAAACCCTAACAGCCACCATGCCTGTCTATTTGAACGCTCTTTCAGGTCAAGGTGTGATGCTCGTCACACCTAATGAATATCTAGCAAAGCGTGATGCAGAGGAAATGGGCCAAGTTTATCGTTTCCTAGGCTTGACCATTGGGGTCCCATTTACAGGGGATCCAAAGAAGGAAATGAAAGCAGAAGAAAAGAAACTGATCTATGCTTCGGATATCATTTACACAACCAATAGTAATTTAGGTTTTGATTACCTAAATGATAATCTGGCTTCTAATGAAGAAGGTAAGTTTTTGCGACCTTTTAACTATGTCATTATTGATGAAATTGATGATATCTTGCTTGATAGTGCACAAACACCTTTGATTATTGCGGGTTCTCCCCGTGTTCAGTCTAATTACTATGGGATCATTGATACACTAGTGACAACGCTGGTCGAAGGGGAAGATTATATTTTCAAAGAGGAGAAGGAGGAGGTCTGGCTTACTACTAAGGGGGCCAAGTCTGCTGAAAGTTTCCTAGGGATTGGTAATTTATATAAGGAAGAACATGCATCCTTTGCTCGTCACTTAGTCTATGCAATTCGAGCCCATAAGCTCTTTACCAAAGATAAGGACTATATCATTCGTGGAAATGAGATGGTACTGGTGGACAAGGGGACTGGTCGTTTAATGGAAATGACCAAACTGCAGGGAGGTCTCCATCAGGCCATTGAAGCCAAGGAACATGTGAAGTTGTCTCCTGAAACGAGGGCCATGGCTTCCATCACCTATCAGAGTCTCTTTAAGATGTTTAAAAAAGTATCTGGGATGACAGGGACAGGAAAGGTAGCAGAAAAAGAATTTCTTGAGACTTATAATATGGCTGTTATTCGGATTCCAACCAATCGTCCTAAGCAACGGATTGACTATCCAGATAATCTCTATGTGACTTTACCGGAGAAAGTGTATGCATCTTTGGAATACATCAAAGAGTATCATGCTAAGGGGAATCCCTTACTCGTTTTTGTTGGATCGGTTGAAATGTCTCAACTTTATTCATCTCTCTTGCTCCGTGAAGGGATTGCACATAACGTTCTCAATGCTAATAATGCTGCACGTGAGGCCCAAATCATCGCGGAATCAGGTCAGATGGGGGCCGTAACAGTTGCAACCTCAATGGCAGGACGTGGGACGGATATTAAACTCGGTAAAGGAGTTGCAGAGCTTGGTGGCTTGATTGTCATTGGAACAGAGCGGATGGAAAGTCAGCGGATTGACCTTCAAATCCGTGGACGTTCTGGCCGTCAGGGAGATCCTGGTATGAGTAAGTTTTTTGTGTCTCTGGAAGATGATGTTATTAAGAAATTTGGTCCATCTTGGGTTCACAAGAAGTATAAAGATTATCAAGTTCAAGATATGACGCAACCAGAAATTCTCAAAGGTCGTAAGTATCGTAACCTGGTTGAAAGGGCGCAACATGCCAGTGACAGTGCTGGTCGAACTGCCCGTCGTCAGACCTTAGAGTATGCTGAGAGCATGAATATCCAACGTGATATGGTTTACAAGGAACGCAATCGTCTAATAGATGGTTCTCGTGACTTAGAGAATGTAGTTTTGGATATCATTGAGAGATATACAGAAGCGGTAGCGGCTGAACACTATGCCAGTCGTGAATTGTTGTTTCACTTTATTGTTACCAATATCAGTTTCCATGTAAAGGAAATTCCAGATAATCTAGACTTATCTAATCAGAAACAAGTCCGCTCCTTTATTCGACAAGTTGTGAATAGAGAACTCTCTGAAAAGAAGGAATTACTGGAACAACATGACTTGTATGAACAGTATTTACGACTCTCTCTACTTAAGGCTATCGATGATAACTGGGTGGAACAAGTAGACTATCTACAACAGTTATCTATGGCTATCGGTGGCCAATCTGCTGCACAGAAAAACCCAATTGTAGAATATTATCAAGAAGCCTATGCAGGCTTTGAAACGATGAAAGAGCAAATTCGTGCGGATATGGTACGGAATCTCCTGATGGGGCTGGTTGAGGTTACTCCCAAAGGTGAAATCGTGACTCATTTTCCATAA
- the asp3 gene encoding accessory Sec system protein Asp3, translating to MIITQRQSIHWGEVGGTYMYGSTVSYYPDKSVRLYNPLLPSGEILKTWFSSVNYQAARTQPQLPLLKRNQEYQLSLVFDCQPENGVYTKITFFDRYGDILEEKVEKVKDFIFTYPEDSYTYQVSLLSAGFESLTFYHFSIKEIRSV from the coding sequence ATGATAATCACACAGAGACAGTCTATTCATTGGGGAGAAGTGGGTGGAACTTATATGTACGGATCAACTGTATCTTATTACCCTGACAAAAGTGTCCGTCTGTATAATCCTCTATTGCCATCTGGTGAAATTCTCAAGACTTGGTTTTCTAGTGTCAATTATCAGGCTGCACGGACTCAGCCCCAGCTTCCCCTACTAAAAAGAAATCAGGAATATCAACTATCACTGGTTTTTGATTGTCAGCCTGAAAATGGGGTTTATACCAAGATAACTTTTTTTGACCGCTATGGTGATATTTTAGAAGAAAAGGTAGAAAAAGTGAAAGATTTCATATTTACTTATCCAGAGGATAGTTATACTTATCAAGTTTCTCTTTTAAGTGCTGGTTTTGAATCCTTAACTTTTTATCATTTTTCTATCAAGGAGATTAGAAGTGTTTAG
- the asp2 gene encoding accessory Sec system protein Asp2, which yields MSKELNILQIGLANWENHYDIPENMSWYHFYPNSSKALREIIEKEDMSRFHAVLIEDGQYAKDLFSFVKYFEPYTLFYNQNLQINDREVVDFLKKRCAQAIDFSSPQQLINDLSTSLFGGGYGDKLTPSSIQIHPSFEGSISYQGFEHVTLEGKFGDTFSQLAYWSYNIMVSKNLPIELWLEYEKQGNCELRLIIRKIWSGSVDDVFEETIVTENDLEKALIMENKEGDCYLAISVEARGQGIVKIGSLHQRWSRKQFGKFVLGGNILHDSKRDEINYFFHPGDFKPPLAVYFAGYRPAEGFEGYFIMKNLGCPFILFSDPRLEGGAFYLGTDELEGKVKETIAHYLDYLGFERKDLILSGLSMGTFPSLYYGASFEPHAIIVGKPLANLGTIAERGRLASPRVFPTSFDILKHQTGGVSLNHMLDLDQRFWKVFKQADFSKTTFGLSYMKDEDMDPQAYEQLVSYLCNTGAKILSKGTAGRHNDDTDTNISWFLHFYRMVLASGFGREKE from the coding sequence ATGTCAAAGGAACTTAATATTTTACAGATAGGACTTGCCAATTGGGAAAATCACTATGACATACCTGAAAATATGAGTTGGTATCATTTTTACCCAAACTCATCAAAAGCCCTTCGTGAAATTATAGAAAAAGAGGATATGAGCCGTTTTCATGCAGTTTTAATAGAAGATGGTCAGTATGCCAAAGACTTATTTTCCTTTGTAAAATATTTTGAACCTTATACTTTGTTTTATAACCAGAATCTACAAATAAATGATAGAGAGGTTGTGGATTTTCTAAAAAAACGATGTGCACAAGCAATTGATTTTTCAAGTCCCCAACAACTCATCAATGATTTATCAACCTCTCTCTTTGGTGGGGGATATGGGGATAAATTAACTCCGTCAAGTATTCAAATTCATCCTTCCTTTGAAGGATCTATTTCCTATCAAGGATTTGAACATGTGACTTTGGAAGGGAAATTTGGTGATACTTTTTCTCAATTAGCTTATTGGTCCTATAACATTATGGTTAGTAAAAATCTTCCTATTGAGTTGTGGTTGGAGTATGAAAAACAAGGTAATTGTGAGTTACGATTGATCATTCGTAAAATATGGAGTGGTTCTGTTGATGATGTTTTTGAAGAGACAATAGTGACTGAAAATGACCTAGAGAAGGCACTCATTATGGAAAATAAAGAGGGAGATTGCTATCTCGCAATATCTGTAGAAGCACGTGGTCAAGGGATTGTAAAGATTGGTAGTCTTCACCAGCGCTGGAGTCGTAAACAGTTCGGGAAGTTTGTTTTAGGTGGGAATATCCTACATGATAGTAAGCGTGATGAAATAAACTATTTCTTCCATCCAGGTGATTTTAAACCGCCTTTGGCTGTCTATTTTGCAGGTTATCGACCTGCAGAAGGATTCGAGGGTTACTTTATAATGAAAAACCTAGGATGTCCCTTTATTTTATTTTCTGATCCACGTTTAGAGGGGGGAGCTTTTTATCTAGGAACCGATGAGCTAGAGGGAAAGGTCAAAGAGACGATTGCTCACTATCTTGATTATTTAGGCTTTGAACGCAAGGATTTGATTTTATCAGGCCTTTCTATGGGAACCTTTCCGTCTCTCTATTATGGTGCTTCTTTTGAACCTCATGCAATCATAGTTGGTAAGCCCTTGGCTAATCTAGGAACAATAGCCGAACGTGGACGTTTAGCGAGCCCTAGAGTTTTTCCTACGAGTTTCGATATTTTAAAACATCAAACTGGAGGAGTAAGCCTTAATCATATGTTGGACTTGGACCAGCGTTTTTGGAAGGTATTTAAACAAGCAGATTTTTCAAAGACAACCTTTGGTTTATCCTATATGAAGGATGAAGATATGGATCCACAAGCCTATGAACAATTAGTGTCTTATCTGTGTAATACAGGTGCCAAGATTTTGTCCAAAGGAACTGCCGGACGGCACAATGATGATACAGATACCAATATTTCTTGGTTTTTGCACTTTTATCGGATGGTACTAGCAAGTGGTTTTGGAAGGGAGAAAGAATGA
- the asp1 gene encoding accessory Sec system protein Asp1, which yields MYYFIPAWYGSERTWHVDLNPWYRSSFRLEFDDTFNQIRLFQRQGIPSRLLVLAYQPHLRYFLHRHGVLETDTYSVFDVMQDFHNPHTQVLSIRDIEWDNDCEFIYSLFTIIVQKNGKKFAKVEHGVEGFISDIQYFEPNGQIHMHYIMDDRGFVSSVIFFEDGQVAYQEYLNPKGVWQFREHLKEGGRIEINPIFGYRFKTLFYQNMGDLVAEFFENYLQKYVKDQDIFMLPSHSHHDQLVLGRLPRKNPKLLSLFIGRNPQDTFRDLDLTFEKSDLILVDREDSLRLLQELYPERMHQFYHLSSFDTRLRLGRSQTKKESIIYYQLDFEQGIDSQALLQVLSFVAENKDTEVIFGAFAASQEQMNEVEGIVESLIQENIQSESLGKAIDYGDAENPLAENQHQDLRMQFVNLNDELDLIKTLEFVRLIVDLNRQPHLYTQIAGISAGIPQINLVETVYVEHLKNGYLLTDVTEFSKAAHYYTDRLKEWNESLIYSIDKIKEHTGQQFLGKLEKWIEEVKNVKGT from the coding sequence ATGTATTATTTTATTCCAGCTTGGTATGGCTCGGAAAGAACATGGCATGTTGATTTGAATCCATGGTATCGTTCTTCTTTTAGACTTGAATTTGATGACACGTTTAATCAAATTAGGCTGTTTCAAAGACAAGGAATACCATCCCGGCTATTAGTATTAGCCTATCAGCCACATTTACGTTATTTTCTACATAGACATGGTGTGTTAGAAACGGATACTTATTCCGTTTTTGATGTTATGCAAGATTTTCATAATCCCCATACCCAAGTTTTAAGCATTCGAGATATTGAGTGGGATAATGACTGTGAATTTATTTATAGTCTCTTTACGATTATCGTTCAAAAAAATGGGAAGAAATTTGCTAAGGTTGAACATGGGGTTGAAGGCTTCATCAGTGATATACAGTATTTTGAACCGAATGGTCAAATACATATGCACTATATCATGGATGATCGTGGATTTGTATCGAGTGTTATCTTTTTTGAAGATGGGCAAGTGGCTTATCAAGAATATCTGAATCCCAAGGGAGTATGGCAATTTAGAGAGCATTTAAAAGAAGGCGGACGGATAGAAATCAATCCCATTTTTGGTTATCGCTTTAAAACACTTTTCTATCAGAACATGGGAGACTTGGTGGCAGAATTTTTTGAGAATTATCTGCAAAAATATGTGAAGGATCAGGATATTTTTATGCTTCCTTCTCATTCTCATCATGATCAGCTAGTCTTAGGCCGTTTACCTAGAAAAAATCCTAAACTGTTGAGTCTTTTCATTGGACGTAATCCTCAAGATACCTTTAGGGATTTAGATTTAACTTTTGAAAAATCGGATTTGATTTTGGTGGATAGAGAGGATAGTTTACGATTGTTGCAGGAGTTGTATCCTGAACGAATGCATCAATTTTATCATCTATCATCTTTTGACACCCGTTTACGATTGGGACGAAGCCAAACTAAGAAAGAATCCATCATTTATTATCAACTGGATTTTGAACAGGGGATTGATAGCCAAGCCCTGCTTCAAGTCTTGTCCTTTGTCGCTGAAAATAAAGATACTGAGGTGATTTTTGGAGCTTTTGCTGCTAGTCAGGAGCAAATGAATGAGGTGGAAGGGATTGTTGAGTCTTTAATCCAAGAAAACATTCAATCCGAAAGTCTGGGAAAGGCGATTGACTATGGTGATGCAGAAAATCCTCTGGCAGAAAATCAACACCAGGACTTACGCATGCAGTTTGTCAACTTGAATGATGAGTTAGATTTGATAAAAACACTAGAATTTGTTCGTTTGATTGTGGATTTGAATAGACAGCCTCATCTCTATACACAGATAGCTGGGATTAGTGCAGGAATTCCTCAAATCAACCTAGTTGAAACCGTCTATGTTGAACATTTAAAAAATGGTTATTTGCTGACAGATGTAACAGAATTTTCTAAGGCTGCCCATTATTACACAGATAGGTTGAAAGAATGGAATGAGTCCTTGATTTATTCGATTGATAAGATTAAGGAGCACACTGGACAACAATTTCTTGGGAAATTAGAGAAATGGATAGAGGAGGTTAAAAATGTCAAAGGAACTTAA